One window of Streptomyces sp. NBC_00273 genomic DNA carries:
- a CDS encoding helix-turn-helix domain-containing protein, which produces MTDGFPAPVAVADAPMAATITRVAELAGKMGRDLNQVFDLRRLSEASGVPADVVRTLLDGRPAGEPDLQTRFLQRLDLLRRTRVKPNGRRYTQQEIADGAGMSRQQAGALINGDRRPTMEHCDAIQRFFGVHAGFLTAHDADALTDALQRTEQQLLQDFAGRARETVPASAASAGDPLARLLQNHGVRGIAWRAAQLPSDKHRDKVTEWLDMLLESVKPNES; this is translated from the coding sequence GTGACAGACGGCTTCCCGGCTCCCGTCGCGGTAGCCGACGCACCCATGGCAGCCACCATCACGCGTGTCGCCGAACTCGCGGGCAAGATGGGCCGCGACCTGAACCAGGTCTTCGACCTGCGGCGGCTTTCCGAGGCCTCCGGCGTACCCGCAGACGTGGTCAGGACCCTGCTCGACGGCAGGCCGGCCGGCGAACCCGATCTGCAGACCCGGTTCCTCCAGCGCCTCGACCTGCTCCGGCGGACCCGCGTCAAACCGAACGGCCGCCGCTACACCCAGCAGGAGATCGCGGACGGCGCCGGCATGTCCCGGCAGCAGGCCGGCGCACTGATCAACGGCGACCGGCGCCCCACCATGGAGCATTGCGACGCGATCCAGCGGTTCTTCGGAGTGCACGCCGGCTTCCTCACGGCGCACGACGCCGACGCCCTCACCGACGCGCTCCAGCGGACCGAGCAACAGCTGCTCCAGGACTTCGCGGGGCGGGCGCGGGAAACCGTACCGGCGTCGGCCGCATCGGCGGGCGATCCACTGGCAAGACTCCTCCAGAACCACGGTGTACGGGGCATCGCCTGGCGCGCCGCCCAACTGCCCAGCGACAAGCACCGGGACAAGGTGACCGAATGGCTGGACATGCTCCTCGAAAGCGTAAAACCGAACGAATCCTGA
- a CDS encoding toxin-antitoxin system, toxin component encodes MSIGREQRRLCGELVAGIRLTAPVEPVDLYAALCEGMSRHRGRRVDFRMASFPPRTASGLWLDMADRDLVVIEERTAPDHQLVILGHELWHMKAGHCSHHVDGAAVAARLLTDEADIGETVRRVAARTRADVQEETEAETFGLLLGSRCRNWLAGSASHRAPVQRDQLAGRIEASLGYRGHRKER; translated from the coding sequence GTGAGCATAGGCAGAGAGCAGCGGCGGTTGTGCGGGGAGCTGGTGGCCGGCATCCGGCTGACCGCCCCCGTGGAACCCGTGGACCTCTACGCTGCCCTCTGCGAGGGCATGAGCAGACACCGCGGCCGCCGGGTGGACTTCCGGATGGCCTCGTTCCCGCCGCGGACGGCCAGCGGCCTGTGGCTCGACATGGCGGACCGCGATCTCGTGGTCATCGAGGAACGCACCGCGCCGGACCACCAGTTGGTGATCCTGGGCCACGAGCTGTGGCACATGAAGGCCGGCCACTGCAGCCACCACGTCGACGGCGCCGCCGTCGCCGCGCGACTGCTGACCGACGAGGCCGACATCGGCGAGACCGTGCGCCGCGTCGCCGCGCGCACGCGCGCCGACGTCCAGGAGGAGACCGAGGCTGAAACCTTCGGCTTACTGCTGGGTAGTCGGTGTCGGAACTGGCTCGCCGGATCGGCGAGCCACCGCGCTCCGGTCCAGCGCGATCAATTGGCGGGCCGGATCGAGGCTTCGCTGGGCTACCGGGGGCACAGGAAAGAGCGTTGA